A section of the Methanofollis sp. UBA420 genome encodes:
- a CDS encoding NAD+ synthase — protein MEKEIGCVMEAVDQMIRHAVWSAGAKGIVVGVSGGVDSAVAAAFAARAIGPEHVVGIALPSAVTRAEDLADAAELCRFLGIEHRVISIEPVMEAYRQYPDLTATPYLTGNLMARTRMAILYAVANRENLMVCGTSNRTEYLLGYSTKHGDAAADIQPILHLYKTEVFAVARAMHLPQQIVEKAPSAGLWPGQTDEGELGATYAEIDAALQALEKKRWTDPETGTEELVLKRVRASEHKRSAPPNLAGTR, from the coding sequence ATGGAAAAAGAGATTGGATGCGTCATGGAAGCGGTGGACCAGATGATCCGCCACGCGGTATGGAGTGCCGGGGCAAAGGGAATCGTCGTCGGCGTCAGCGGGGGCGTGGACTCGGCCGTGGCGGCGGCCTTCGCCGCTCGTGCAATCGGACCCGAGCACGTCGTCGGGATTGCCCTCCCGAGTGCGGTGACGAGAGCCGAAGACCTGGCGGACGCCGCGGAACTCTGCCGTTTCCTCGGGATAGAGCACCGGGTGATCTCGATCGAACCGGTGATGGAGGCCTACAGGCAGTACCCCGACCTCACCGCGACGCCGTACCTCACCGGCAACCTGATGGCGAGGACGAGGATGGCGATTCTCTATGCAGTCGCCAACAGGGAGAACCTGATGGTCTGCGGCACCTCGAACAGGACAGAGTACCTCCTCGGCTACTCCACCAAACACGGCGACGCCGCCGCGGACATCCAGCCCATCCTCCACCTGTACAAGACCGAGGTCTTCGCGGTGGCGAGGGCAATGCACCTGCCGCAGCAGATCGTCGAAAAAGCGCCGTCAGCAGGCCTCTGGCCGGGCCAGACAGACGAAGGGGAACTCGGGGCTACCTACGCCGAAATCGACGCGGCACTGCAGGCGCTCGAAAAGAAAAGGTGGACAGACCCCGAAACCGGGACCGAGGAACTGGTCTTAAAAAGGGTCAGGGCGTCCGAGCACAAACGGTCCGCACCGCCAAATCTCGCAGGCACCCGGTGA
- a CDS encoding glucose-6-phosphate isomerase family protein, translating into MYSWDGPLPEAHVRTVADMAGVLAAPDAAGEDPGRPLYFMYRDLAKTPDDHSWLASHALRYDMTVIPAGHVGPEFVKTKGHFHPANPAGTGYPEVYEVLAGKAHFLLQTRDASDVVLVEAVAGDVVVIPPGYGHVTINPGAEALALANIVSTAFESDYTQYVAMRGAAYYEMADGSLVRNPRYSKAALVRLVVPAPVPEFCTAHGTPLSSLVGHESCLRYLNSPEEYAPEFTGCLRDLAVRTVCARTP; encoded by the coding sequence ATGTATTCATGGGACGGACCGCTGCCAGAAGCCCATGTCAGGACTGTCGCCGACATGGCCGGTGTTCTGGCGGCCCCTGACGCCGCGGGTGAAGACCCCGGTCGCCCTCTCTATTTTATGTACCGGGACCTTGCAAAGACCCCGGACGACCATTCCTGGCTCGCCTCCCATGCCCTGAGGTACGACATGACGGTGATCCCGGCGGGTCATGTCGGCCCTGAGTTCGTCAAGACGAAAGGGCACTTCCACCCGGCAAACCCTGCCGGCACCGGCTATCCCGAGGTCTATGAGGTTCTTGCCGGCAAGGCGCACTTCCTCCTCCAGACGCGGGACGCCTCCGATGTCGTGCTCGTGGAGGCAGTGGCAGGGGACGTCGTGGTGATCCCCCCCGGATACGGCCATGTGACGATCAACCCCGGGGCTGAAGCGCTCGCCCTTGCCAATATCGTCTCGACCGCCTTTGAAAGCGACTATACGCAGTACGTGGCGATGCGGGGCGCCGCCTATTACGAGATGGCTGACGGGTCACTGGTGAGGAACCCGCGGTACAGCAAGGCGGCACTGGTGCGGCTGGTTGTGCCCGCGCCTGTCCCGGAGTTCTGTACTGCGCACGGGACGCCGCTCTCCTCCCTTGTCGGGCATGAGTCCTGCCTCAGGTACCTCAACAGTCCCGAGGAGTACGCCCCGGAGTTCACCGGGTGCCTGCGAGATTTGGCGGTGCGGACCGTTTGTGCTCGGACGCCCTGA
- a CDS encoding S-layer protein translates to MDIRKFCILGLALAALIAPALAGTEFLYGSPDMSAAISGTNEFVPGTEVPVTVIISNSGTNPVMVVDPKTITPQDPPNLAKLVNAGLSAGDAPVEIRSDAQQIGDIPGGVSKPVTFMVKFNKDAPAGTYDLPLTLKYQYVDWTEQDDHGSFLRTNYLNKKVTLPLKVTVKSNVNLEVDEVSTDHINVGTEGYLTLKLRNAGFEHAQKAVAKLARDGASPLIPTDGSVYIGDFNPGDVVECTFKVSASNDAEAQTYPLDVMVQYEKSNGEKETSDTEIVGVPVGGKIDFAIVSSAATVHPGQKATIDVTYKNVGSATAYNAQARISAVDPFTSNDDTAYLGDLEPSQTAVAHYSVSVDKEATVKQYGLDSEIRYRDALDNSQISDTMKMTVSVVKPDPLAGALTNPIVIAVIIAVLIGAGYYIYRRRTSE, encoded by the coding sequence ATGGATATCCGGAAATTCTGTATTCTGGGTCTGGCCCTTGCGGCGCTCATCGCTCCCGCTCTTGCGGGAACAGAGTTCCTGTACGGCAGCCCTGACATGTCTGCGGCAATCTCGGGTACGAACGAGTTTGTCCCCGGCACCGAGGTGCCGGTCACGGTGATCATCTCGAACAGCGGTACAAACCCGGTCATGGTGGTCGATCCGAAGACTATCACCCCACAGGACCCGCCGAATCTCGCAAAGCTCGTGAATGCTGGACTTTCGGCAGGGGACGCACCCGTGGAGATCAGGTCTGACGCCCAGCAGATCGGGGACATACCGGGCGGCGTGAGCAAGCCGGTCACCTTCATGGTGAAGTTCAACAAGGACGCCCCGGCGGGCACCTATGACCTCCCCCTGACCCTGAAGTACCAGTATGTCGACTGGACTGAACAGGATGACCATGGCAGTTTCCTGCGGACAAATTACCTCAACAAGAAGGTGACCCTTCCCCTGAAGGTCACGGTCAAGTCCAATGTCAACCTTGAGGTGGACGAGGTCTCGACCGACCACATCAATGTCGGGACCGAGGGTTACCTCACCCTGAAACTCAGGAACGCGGGCTTTGAGCATGCACAGAAGGCTGTCGCGAAACTCGCTCGCGACGGTGCAAGCCCCCTGATCCCGACCGACGGGAGCGTCTATATCGGTGACTTCAACCCCGGCGACGTCGTCGAGTGCACCTTCAAGGTCTCGGCCTCCAACGACGCCGAGGCACAGACCTATCCCCTCGATGTGATGGTCCAGTACGAGAAGAGCAACGGTGAGAAGGAAACCTCGGACACTGAGATCGTCGGCGTGCCCGTCGGCGGAAAGATCGACTTCGCCATCGTCTCGTCTGCGGCGACCGTGCACCCCGGCCAGAAGGCGACGATCGACGTCACCTATAAGAATGTCGGCTCGGCGACCGCCTACAATGCCCAGGCACGGATCAGCGCCGTCGACCCCTTCACCTCCAATGACGACACCGCCTATCTCGGCGACCTCGAACCCAGCCAGACCGCTGTCGCCCACTACTCGGTGAGCGTGGACAAGGAGGCGACCGTAAAGCAGTACGGTCTCGACTCCGAGATCCGGTACCGCGACGCTCTGGACAACAGCCAGATCTCCGACACGATGAAGATGACCGTGTCCGTCGTGAAGCCTGATCCGCTGGCGGGAGCCCTCACGAACCCGATCGTTATCGCGGTCATCATCGCCGTCCTGATCGGGGCGGGGTATTATATATACAGACGGCGCACATCCGAGTGA